Part of the Coriobacteriaceae bacterium genome is shown below.
TGGGCGAGGTCACAGGTTTTCGTGGTCCTAACGCCCGAAGCGGTCACTGCTACTTCCAGATCAAGGACGACTCGGCCGCCGTCGACTGCATTATCTGGAAGGGCGCCTATCTCAAGCGCACCTTCGATCTGCGCGATGGCATGCAGGTGAGCTTTAAGGGCAGCTTCAATCTCTATAAGCCCACGGGTCGCATGAGCTTTGTTGCCCGCTCATTTTCGTTGGCGGGGGAGGGTCTGCTGCGTCAACAAGTGGCGCAACTGGCCGAAAAGCTACGCCGCGAGGGCCTGATGGACGAAGCGCGCAAGCGCCGCATCCCGGTGTTCTGCTCCCGCGTGGCGGTCGTCACCTCGCTTTCGGGTGCCGTAATCGACGACGTCAAGCGCACGTTGCGTCGTCGCAACCCGCTCGTCGAGCTCGTCTGCGTGGGCGCCAAGGTTCAAGGCGAGGGTGCGCCGGCCGAGCTCATCGAGGGCTTGCGCCGCGCCGCTTCCATTACGCCGGCGCCCGACTGTATTTTGCTGGTGCGCGGCGGCGGCTCCTTTGAGGACCTCATGACCTTTAATGACGAGGAGCTTGCCCGCGCAGTGGCGGCTTGTCCTGTGCCCGTGGTGACCGGTATTGGCCATGAGCCCGATACCTCGATTTGCGACATGGTGAGCGACCGTCGCGCCTCCACGCCAACGGCAGCGGCAGAATCGGTGGCGCCGGCTATGACGGAGTTGGCCGACGTGCTCGAGACGCGCCATCAGCGTCTGGGCGCCGCGATGGCTTCGATGATCGGGTCGGATCAGGTCGATCTGGAAATGCTCGACCAGCGCGGTCGTCGAGCCTGGGATGCCTATACGGCTCGTCTGGGCGACGCGCTCGATGCAGCCGCATGCCGCCCGTGCCTCAACGACCCCACGTTTATGGTCGAGCGTCGCGAGTCCGAGCTTGCCCTGACGGCCGATCGTCTGTCCGGCGCCATAACGCGTTCGGTTGGGGCCTTCCGCTCCAACTTCGAGCGTCTGCCCGAGCGCTTGATCGCAAGCACCTCAGGGCTCGATGGCAAGCGCCATGCGCTCACACTTGCGAGCTCCCGTCTGGAGCATCAGGGGCGCACGATGCTCAGCAAGCCTGCGTCCGACTTAGGCCGAGCTGCCGCGTCGCTCGATGCCCTGTCGCCGCTCAAGGTGCTTGCCCGTGGCTATTCCATCGCGTACAGCGATGATGGGGTGGCTACGACCGCCAAGACCTTTAAGCCCGGCGACGCCATCCGCGTGCGCATGGCAGACGGCAATGTGGCGGCAACGGTCGATGCGGTCGAGTAGGCCGCGTTACATAGCGATAAGCCTTTAGGAAAGGAAACAGATATGGCAGAGAAGACCCCGGTCGAGCAGCTTACGTACAAGCAGGCTTCGCAGGAGTTGGAACTCATCATCCGCAGCTTGGAGTCGGGCGATATGGAGCTCGAGGAGTCACTCGAGAGCTATACCCGCGGCGTCGAGCTCCTCAAGAGCCTACGCACCCGCCTGTCCGATGCCGAGCAGAAGGTCTCGGTGCTCCTTAAGGACGTCGACGGCAACGACGTGCTCGCCGACGGCGAGGCCGCCAACACCGACGACAAGCTTTCGTTCTAACCATCCCGACCAAATATAATTACCTTGGTCTGTGAGAAAGGAACCAGCCATGTGTGATTGCATCTTCTGCAAAATCGCCAACCACGAGATTCCCTCAACCGTTGTCTATGAGGACGACCAGGTCATCGCCTTCGACGACCTCAACCCCCAGGCGCCGGTCCACACACTCGTGATCCCCAAGAAGCACTACAGCGACATCGCCGACAACGTGCCCGCCGAGACCATGGGCGCCATGGCTCACGCCATCCAGGAGGTCGCCAAGGTCAAGGGCCTGGAGGACGGTTTCCGCGTCATCTCCAACAAGGGCGTCAACGCCGGCCAGACCGTCATGCACTTCCACATGCACGTCCTCGGTGGCAAAA
Proteins encoded:
- a CDS encoding histidine triad nucleotide-binding protein, with product MCDCIFCKIANHEIPSTVVYEDDQVIAFDDLNPQAPVHTLVIPKKHYSDIADNVPAETMGAMAHAIQEVAKVKGLEDGFRVISNKGVNAGQTVMHFHMHVLGGKNLGENLI
- the xseB gene encoding exodeoxyribonuclease VII small subunit, producing the protein MAEKTPVEQLTYKQASQELELIIRSLESGDMELEESLESYTRGVELLKSLRTRLSDAEQKVSVLLKDVDGNDVLADGEAANTDDKLSF
- the xseA gene encoding exodeoxyribonuclease VII large subunit produces the protein MSQAVEIAAGALDAIPQLSVLGEVTGFRGPNARSGHCYFQIKDDSAAVDCIIWKGAYLKRTFDLRDGMQVSFKGSFNLYKPTGRMSFVARSFSLAGEGLLRQQVAQLAEKLRREGLMDEARKRRIPVFCSRVAVVTSLSGAVIDDVKRTLRRRNPLVELVCVGAKVQGEGAPAELIEGLRRAASITPAPDCILLVRGGGSFEDLMTFNDEELARAVAACPVPVVTGIGHEPDTSICDMVSDRRASTPTAAAESVAPAMTELADVLETRHQRLGAAMASMIGSDQVDLEMLDQRGRRAWDAYTARLGDALDAAACRPCLNDPTFMVERRESELALTADRLSGAITRSVGAFRSNFERLPERLIASTSGLDGKRHALTLASSRLEHQGRTMLSKPASDLGRAAASLDALSPLKVLARGYSIAYSDDGVATTAKTFKPGDAIRVRMADGNVAATVDAVE